A region from the Paenarthrobacter aurescens genome encodes:
- a CDS encoding SCO6880 family protein, producing MTEDTRALEAVKFPRYERRGIFMGLKWYQLVLLALGVLTAIIASAAGGPVGLTTMSPIWLLLVLMGVLQHARIPYPIWVSLITLFFVRLILGQTRYLARPEKALKAGKIALPGGLGSLQLQMTSRGECFVVDPQGKEATVVLRCTTRSFALLDDDDKAWAAQAWSRVQAGLAQRSDLARVAVQDYTVPYPSSALQDFYDHTIVQTGGHPRGNSWGEVAYQDLIAAAGSAMSHDVLLSVVVDTAKSRRRIKESGGGIAGLERVLRLEVQAITTSLATHGVRVDEWLSESRLLEVFRGSFDPETVSRGSAKNDSDPQSAQPTGQRRLSSSPMAVEEHWTYLRTDSGFHQTFWVAEWPRQKVYPGFLHPLVYVGDFRHTVTQVIRAVPTLEALRDIRSAQEAHETRRRINARFDRPTTREQRAEEEEVSQREEEIVAGHGDVRPTAFVTITAASLEDLARHRHELESAAAGAFVELRLLAGQQWAAFIAGGLPLGRGLR from the coding sequence ATGACTGAAGATACGCGCGCCCTTGAGGCCGTCAAATTTCCCCGATACGAGCGCCGCGGCATCTTCATGGGGCTCAAGTGGTACCAGCTCGTGCTGCTGGCCCTCGGCGTCCTGACGGCGATTATTGCCTCTGCGGCGGGAGGTCCGGTCGGACTGACGACGATGAGTCCCATCTGGCTGTTGCTCGTGCTCATGGGGGTACTCCAACATGCTCGGATCCCTTATCCCATCTGGGTTAGCCTCATCACCCTGTTCTTCGTGCGTTTGATTCTGGGCCAGACACGATACCTTGCCCGTCCCGAGAAGGCGCTGAAAGCGGGAAAGATTGCGCTGCCAGGCGGACTCGGCAGCCTCCAGCTCCAGATGACCAGCCGTGGAGAGTGCTTTGTCGTCGACCCGCAGGGAAAGGAAGCAACGGTCGTTTTGCGTTGTACCACCAGGTCATTCGCTCTCCTCGACGACGATGACAAAGCTTGGGCTGCGCAGGCATGGTCGCGCGTGCAGGCGGGACTCGCGCAACGCTCGGACTTAGCAAGGGTTGCCGTTCAGGACTATACGGTTCCGTACCCTTCGTCAGCCCTCCAGGATTTCTATGACCACACCATCGTGCAGACTGGCGGCCATCCTCGGGGCAATTCGTGGGGCGAGGTGGCATATCAGGACTTGATAGCCGCTGCCGGATCCGCCATGAGTCACGACGTGTTGTTGTCCGTTGTTGTGGATACCGCCAAGTCGAGGAGGCGCATCAAGGAATCGGGCGGAGGCATAGCCGGACTCGAGCGTGTTCTGCGTTTGGAGGTGCAGGCAATCACTACTTCTCTGGCAACTCATGGAGTTCGGGTGGACGAGTGGCTTTCGGAGTCCCGGCTACTTGAAGTGTTCAGGGGTTCCTTTGATCCTGAGACGGTCTCTCGAGGTTCGGCGAAGAATGACAGCGATCCGCAGTCTGCCCAGCCAACCGGACAGCGGCGGCTGAGTTCGAGCCCCATGGCCGTGGAGGAGCACTGGACGTATCTCCGAACGGACTCCGGATTCCATCAGACCTTCTGGGTTGCCGAATGGCCGCGGCAAAAGGTGTATCCGGGTTTCCTGCACCCGCTGGTTTACGTCGGCGACTTCCGCCACACGGTCACGCAGGTGATCCGCGCGGTTCCAACTTTGGAGGCGTTGCGGGACATCCGATCGGCACAGGAAGCCCACGAAACACGCCGCAGGATCAATGCCCGGTTCGACCGACCCACCACGCGAGAGCAGCGAGCCGAGGAAGAAGAAGTATCGCAACGCGAAGAAGAGATCGTCGCTGGACATGGCGATGTTCGTCCGACCGCCTTCGTGACGATTACCGCTGCGTCATTGGAGGATCTCGCCCGACACCGCCACGAACTGGAGTCTGCAGCGGCTGGCGCGTTCGTTGAGCTTCGATTGCTCGCGGGGCAGCAATGGGCAGCCTTCATTGCCGGGGGACTGCCCCTTGGAAGGGGATTGCGATGA
- a CDS encoding ATP-binding protein, translating to MSLKNQEVTYTPSGTRAERKSLRKATTAESLPQKRKLGQRIDEALERRGARERLVGDWGSREPQSLWGPHRLRPAPHRASTMTFAAAYPFLTESGLGHEGTYIGTDVFGSGAFSYDPWILYDKGIISGPSIVVIGTVGTGKSMCGKSLVARSITLGRKAAVASDPKGEWVAVANAVGGKVISVGPGRTARVNPLDAGPRPSSLSDSQWQAVVRQRRRQLIVALVSLMRQGTPLHPVEHTALDMALMETTAENSTPTLPMVLDHLLSPSAETLALVGKDGGAAVSHSLRRTVSGDLEGMFDAPSTVAFDADAPMMVMDTSALIGASEQALSLAAACSATWLEAAVTNPDGGKRLVVYDEGWRMLADPYMLAKMSEQWRLARTYGIANLLIMHKVADLNEIGDSTSGHRQKALGLLTEADSRIIYRQKHDAMRLTKEALGLTEAECEHVENLPKGVGLWKVGNRSFIVANRVTTDELEVFGTDDRMHL from the coding sequence ATGAGTCTCAAGAACCAAGAGGTGACCTATACGCCGTCGGGCACTCGCGCCGAACGCAAGAGTCTCAGAAAGGCGACAACCGCTGAGTCATTGCCACAGAAGCGCAAACTCGGCCAGCGGATCGACGAAGCCTTGGAACGGCGCGGTGCCCGCGAGCGCCTTGTCGGCGACTGGGGGAGCAGGGAACCGCAGTCACTATGGGGACCGCACAGACTGCGCCCGGCACCTCACCGCGCCTCGACCATGACCTTCGCGGCGGCATACCCATTTCTCACGGAGTCAGGACTTGGCCACGAAGGAACCTACATAGGAACTGACGTCTTTGGTTCGGGAGCCTTTTCCTATGATCCGTGGATCTTGTACGACAAAGGAATCATCAGCGGTCCGTCCATCGTCGTGATTGGCACAGTGGGCACGGGTAAGTCCATGTGCGGGAAGTCGCTGGTCGCCCGCTCCATAACGTTGGGGAGGAAAGCGGCTGTTGCGTCAGATCCCAAGGGCGAGTGGGTTGCGGTGGCCAATGCAGTGGGCGGAAAGGTCATCTCCGTTGGCCCTGGGCGCACGGCCCGGGTGAATCCTCTAGATGCCGGCCCGCGGCCTAGCTCACTATCGGACTCTCAGTGGCAGGCTGTCGTCCGGCAGCGGCGCCGGCAACTGATCGTGGCCTTGGTGTCTCTTATGCGCCAAGGCACACCACTGCATCCTGTGGAGCACACCGCTCTCGACATGGCCCTCATGGAAACCACCGCGGAAAACTCGACGCCGACCCTTCCTATGGTGCTGGACCACCTCTTGAGTCCTTCCGCAGAAACGCTCGCCCTAGTCGGCAAGGACGGCGGAGCAGCGGTCAGTCACTCGCTGCGGCGCACTGTCTCTGGTGACTTGGAAGGCATGTTCGATGCGCCTTCCACGGTGGCCTTCGATGCCGACGCGCCAATGATGGTCATGGACACGTCTGCGCTCATCGGGGCGTCGGAGCAAGCGTTATCTCTCGCCGCGGCCTGTAGCGCCACTTGGCTGGAAGCTGCAGTGACAAATCCCGACGGCGGCAAGCGGCTTGTGGTGTACGACGAAGGTTGGCGGATGCTCGCCGATCCCTACATGTTGGCCAAGATGAGCGAGCAATGGCGCCTTGCGCGCACCTACGGGATCGCGAACCTGCTCATCATGCACAAAGTGGCGGACCTCAACGAGATCGGCGACAGCACTAGTGGTCACCGTCAGAAGGCGCTAGGCCTGCTGACGGAAGCGGATAGCCGCATCATCTATCGCCAAAAGCATGATGCCATGCGGCTTACCAAGGAAGCCCTGGGTCTCACCGAAGCTGAGTGCGAGCACGTCGAGAACCTTCCCAAGGGCGTAGGGCTCTGGAAGGTTGGAAACCGATCGTTCATCGTCGCTAACCGGGTGACCACGGACGAGCTGGAAGTCTTTGGCACCGATGACCGGATGCACTTGTGA
- a CDS encoding type IV secretory system conjugative DNA transfer family protein, producing MVIQGAPRSGKGLYVVINAILDAPGAVVTTSTRADNLVVTMRARMSDGRPVTVFDPQGMSGLPTTLRWSPVRGCGDPDIATRRALVITADTEMKGENAAWQKRSLIVLQCLLHAAALSGEGIAAFRRWSSSPVLAREALDILGRPGAALGWQADLMGILEDDPRNTSNSWIGVSAAVAPLSSPRVLAALNPQDEAQEFDPKSFIRQRGTLYLIGTRSGAAAAGPYLSALIDDIDNAARELAFVAPGGRLDPPLSLILDEIANLSPWPGLPVVLSDGGGIGISTLVVLQSLSQARSGWSIEEAATIWDSAIIKVIFGGGSDERDLRSLAGLLGERSLILNTRSWSSQGRQDGEQIRESPVIRLDEIRRLPVGTALMLGRRTRPILLDLRDWHKRKDAAELGRSKLATERELAAGHLSRQAAGSEADS from the coding sequence ATGGTCATTCAGGGGGCGCCTCGGTCAGGCAAAGGGCTATATGTGGTCATCAACGCGATTCTCGATGCGCCCGGTGCTGTTGTCACCACATCCACTCGCGCCGACAACCTGGTGGTCACGATGCGAGCCCGGATGTCGGATGGGCGGCCAGTGACCGTCTTTGACCCTCAGGGAATGTCGGGTCTGCCAACTACGCTGCGCTGGTCGCCGGTACGTGGTTGCGGTGACCCGGACATCGCAACCCGACGGGCTCTTGTGATCACCGCAGATACAGAGATGAAAGGCGAGAATGCTGCATGGCAAAAGCGCTCGCTGATCGTGCTCCAGTGTCTGCTCCATGCGGCAGCGCTGTCAGGGGAGGGAATAGCTGCATTTCGCAGATGGTCGTCCAGCCCGGTGTTGGCCAGAGAGGCGCTGGATATCCTGGGGCGTCCGGGTGCGGCGTTGGGTTGGCAGGCAGATCTGATGGGGATTTTGGAAGATGACCCGCGGAACACCTCGAACTCTTGGATTGGGGTCTCCGCCGCCGTGGCCCCGCTTTCATCTCCTAGGGTGTTGGCGGCGCTGAACCCACAGGACGAAGCTCAAGAGTTTGATCCCAAGAGCTTCATCAGGCAACGGGGGACTCTCTACCTTATTGGCACCCGCTCTGGAGCTGCGGCCGCTGGCCCCTACCTGTCCGCTCTTATCGACGACATCGACAACGCGGCGCGAGAGCTGGCCTTCGTGGCACCTGGAGGCCGACTCGATCCACCGCTTTCCCTGATCCTCGACGAGATAGCGAATCTGTCACCGTGGCCTGGTCTGCCGGTGGTGCTTTCTGATGGTGGTGGTATCGGCATCTCTACGCTCGTAGTTCTTCAGTCGCTCTCACAAGCGCGGAGTGGATGGTCGATCGAGGAGGCGGCCACAATCTGGGACTCAGCGATCATCAAGGTCATCTTTGGTGGGGGATCGGATGAGCGTGACTTGCGCTCGCTGGCGGGCCTGCTGGGGGAGCGCAGCCTCATTCTCAACACTCGTTCCTGGTCGTCGCAGGGCCGTCAGGACGGCGAACAGATTCGGGAGAGCCCTGTGATCCGTCTGGACGAGATTCGACGCCTTCCGGTTGGTACGGCGCTCATGCTCGGACGTCGCACAAGGCCGATTCTCTTGGACTTGCGTGACTGGCATAAGCGCAAAGATGCCGCTGAGCTTGGTCGTTCGAAGCTGGCAACCGAGCGAGAGTTGGCTGCTGGTCATCTGAGTAGGCAGGCAGCAGGCAGCGAGGCTGATTCATGA
- a CDS encoding ArdC-like ssDNA-binding domain-containing protein: MAAESELNADASGASEAAAPPSNVRLSPEERIADLTAGLHTALEEAIDSPTRWQVLLDASATLWRYSGGNVALLMMQMAHRGTQEPTLVAGYKEWARHGRTVLRGEHALWVIAPRTASMQELILADGQRKLLPANQTAPVDAISRGKKNVITGWRGQAVFDVTQTEGTPLLVPRADAQGGADVGDLWSSLREVANEHSFRVEVSGFQHGYTSGYTDFDARRIQVGAWMNDEERVAVLAHELGHVLLHGPDDRLGRLYGSSANHRGLAEVEAESVAYTVLRAHGIDRGPQSASYLTGWADAVIRAEKDLKHDSSEAWVPTSRVDIAKSVLGRVTAATRGILAISDPLGFGGKFAAVSTERSVAASSSYAGVPGPNASLNGPEIAGP; this comes from the coding sequence GTGGCCGCTGAATCTGAACTGAATGCTGACGCAAGCGGTGCATCGGAAGCCGCCGCGCCGCCGTCGAACGTTCGCCTGTCACCCGAAGAACGAATAGCCGACCTGACTGCGGGACTTCACACAGCGCTTGAGGAAGCAATCGATTCGCCAACGCGCTGGCAAGTTCTGCTCGACGCCTCCGCAACCCTGTGGCGCTATTCCGGGGGTAACGTCGCCCTGTTGATGATGCAGATGGCACACCGCGGTACCCAAGAGCCGACGCTGGTGGCCGGCTACAAAGAGTGGGCCCGGCATGGGCGAACGGTTCTGCGGGGAGAACACGCGCTCTGGGTGATTGCGCCCCGGACGGCCTCAATGCAGGAACTGATTCTGGCTGACGGACAGCGCAAGCTCCTGCCAGCGAATCAGACTGCGCCTGTTGATGCCATCAGCAGAGGCAAGAAGAACGTGATCACAGGCTGGCGCGGCCAGGCTGTCTTTGATGTTACCCAGACGGAGGGCACGCCGCTGCTGGTGCCTCGCGCGGATGCTCAAGGTGGGGCAGACGTGGGTGATCTGTGGAGTTCCCTGCGGGAGGTTGCGAACGAGCACAGTTTTCGGGTCGAAGTGTCGGGATTCCAACACGGTTACACGAGCGGCTACACCGACTTTGATGCTCGACGAATTCAGGTTGGTGCCTGGATGAACGACGAGGAGCGGGTAGCGGTTCTTGCCCACGAACTCGGACACGTCCTTCTGCACGGACCGGACGACCGCTTGGGACGACTGTATGGAAGCAGCGCCAACCATCGCGGCTTAGCGGAAGTGGAAGCCGAATCGGTTGCCTATACCGTCCTGCGGGCCCACGGCATCGATCGTGGACCGCAGTCAGCGTCCTATCTGACTGGTTGGGCAGATGCAGTGATCAGGGCGGAGAAGGACTTGAAGCACGACTCCTCGGAGGCCTGGGTGCCGACGTCGCGTGTAGACATCGCCAAGTCTGTGCTGGGGCGGGTGACCGCGGCAACCAGGGGGATCCTGGCGATCTCGGACCCTCTTGGATTCGGCGGGAAGTTCGCCGCCGTTAGTACTGAGCGCTCCGTGGCGGCTAGTTCGAGCTACGCCGGCGTCCCTGGACCGAATGCTTCATTGAATGGTCCTGAGATTGCTGGTCCCTGA
- a CDS encoding single-stranded DNA-binding protein produces the protein MNTKIPISIAGNLVADPELTIGESGTPHAKLRVAVNQRIQNPDGTWRDGEPVFHNVSAFRMLAENASTSLKKGDPVTVSGELEFRSYDKDGERREARRIIADTIGPDLRFGTARISARPEQLPSLKRLLRRRGHKRRRRPVGPRTT, from the coding sequence ATGAATACAAAGATCCCCATCTCTATCGCGGGGAACCTGGTCGCAGATCCCGAACTGACCATCGGGGAGTCCGGTACTCCGCACGCGAAGCTCCGCGTTGCAGTGAACCAGCGGATTCAGAATCCGGATGGCACTTGGCGGGATGGTGAACCGGTCTTTCACAACGTGTCTGCATTCCGGATGCTCGCGGAGAACGCTTCTACTTCTCTGAAGAAGGGTGACCCTGTAACGGTGTCGGGAGAGCTCGAGTTCCGTTCGTACGACAAGGACGGGGAACGACGCGAAGCCCGGCGGATCATCGCTGACACCATCGGCCCGGATCTTCGGTTTGGTACGGCGCGTATCAGCGCTCGGCCCGAGCAGTTGCCGAGCCTGAAGCGGCTGTTGAGGCGACGGGGCCACAAGCGACGACGGCGACCGGTTGGCCCGCGTACAACGTGA
- the mobF gene encoding MobF family relaxase, whose amino-acid sequence MTMSIARLSVRSGLKYLFKSTMLDDFSPTPPDTISYYVKTGTPQGLWLGSGLRGIARTSGENITESDARAIFQDAAHPDSKEPLGRPHGQAPIDQKTNGHNATKHAVAGFDLTFSVPKSVSTLWALSPRPVQEQILGTHHEAIEATLAWMEEQVINTRAGRNGVAHVGTRGVIAAAFDHWESRAGDPQLHTHLVIANRVQRITDGAWVTVDSRSLYKAVVAASEHYNGLLFDALQTSLGTETDVRVPAQNSHNPSQQLTGIAEALIREFSTRSRLIDIETDRLVNQWITEHGARPTATTIVRLRQQATLSTRTPKNVEPSPLRTLSAQWRARAMAQGFDPESVVASTIRRSRSRPFHVGDFAPDWIDAVGLVTRRRVAAKRSTWNRWNLIAEGERVCAEIRCASPADRNGLIDAVATAAERQSVPLNQYWYGVPADAADDLRFAGRSVFDFHGSRLYTDESTLAFEDEILAAKNDDGGPAVPVDLAFGALTSYRNTGGSPLHDDQLTAASDVLLSSSRLDAIVGPAGTGKTTTLGAVKAAWEATYGMGSVIGLAPAAASAEVLGSELRMVTENVAKWLHESVGSGAAGRAGRFFQADDRLRRASVPLGPIVSRLQQEVARLAAEQNQWLFRPNQLVIVDEASMVSTLQLAALVCQATDVGAKILLVGDPAQLDSIDAGGVLGWLDRQGKAARLSTIWRFKDPWERSASLGLREGRVSVLAEYEDHGRISHGHYSDMVDHAYSAWHADILAGRVSVLIAPDNETVQMLNERAQADRVGLGAVDAERTVVLRDGLRAGRGDIVIARRNDRSIRDDQGEFLRNGTLLEVTGVDRFHGALRAIRKDTAGALLLPSNYVQASMELGYATTAHRSQGLTVDTGHTVVTPGRLTRELLYVSMTRGRHSNTAYVSENDPDEDELLDPSARSNWRVILSEVLAAEGAERTAHEVRDFERQHADSLERLHREYDYLAQIAAGLDFAKAIDGIMPGRSEDMRESPAWGAAVAAWRRASSANRAGALRTLNETLDSEANARDLTAVIHARLRRFCSAVPQMPIDPLTEQLPTDRPDLTVLLDQVRRRIGNRAEHVANAVLRDEPEWAKLLRKDIEAGADPFESAAMLRDVAVYRDRWGVNSAALALGPTPADWEWEQRAQWDHLRQEITQAATPEPGLTDVGNLYEFDSPISLTSTGWQL is encoded by the coding sequence ATGACGATGTCCATCGCCAGGCTTTCCGTACGGTCAGGGCTCAAATATCTGTTCAAGTCGACAATGCTGGACGACTTCTCCCCTACTCCCCCAGACACCATCAGCTATTACGTGAAAACCGGAACACCTCAGGGTCTTTGGCTGGGTAGCGGACTCCGCGGCATCGCCCGCACATCAGGCGAAAATATCACGGAATCCGATGCACGTGCGATCTTCCAAGACGCAGCCCATCCCGACAGCAAGGAACCGCTGGGGAGACCGCATGGGCAGGCACCAATAGACCAAAAGACGAACGGTCACAACGCGACGAAGCACGCCGTCGCCGGCTTCGACCTCACCTTCAGCGTCCCGAAGTCTGTCTCCACGCTGTGGGCCCTTAGCCCCCGCCCTGTCCAGGAACAAATACTAGGCACCCACCACGAAGCCATCGAAGCAACGCTCGCCTGGATGGAAGAGCAGGTCATCAACACCAGAGCCGGCCGAAACGGAGTGGCGCACGTCGGCACCCGAGGCGTCATCGCCGCAGCATTCGACCATTGGGAATCACGCGCCGGCGACCCCCAGCTCCACACCCACCTTGTCATCGCGAACCGGGTACAGCGCATCACGGACGGCGCGTGGGTCACCGTGGACTCCCGTTCCTTATACAAAGCCGTCGTGGCCGCCAGCGAACACTACAACGGGCTCCTCTTTGATGCCTTGCAGACGAGCCTCGGCACGGAGACCGACGTCCGAGTCCCGGCGCAGAACTCTCATAACCCCAGCCAGCAACTCACGGGTATCGCCGAAGCCCTTATCCGTGAATTCTCCACCCGTTCAAGGCTGATCGACATCGAGACCGATCGTCTGGTCAATCAGTGGATCACTGAACACGGAGCTCGCCCGACCGCGACAACAATCGTTAGATTGCGCCAGCAAGCCACGCTCTCGACTCGAACTCCCAAGAACGTTGAGCCGTCACCGTTGCGAACGCTGTCCGCACAGTGGCGCGCCAGAGCCATGGCCCAGGGCTTCGACCCGGAATCCGTCGTAGCGTCCACCATTAGGCGCTCCCGCTCACGTCCGTTCCACGTTGGCGACTTCGCCCCGGACTGGATTGACGCCGTCGGGCTTGTCACCCGACGGCGTGTGGCGGCCAAGCGCTCAACCTGGAATCGCTGGAACCTGATCGCCGAGGGTGAGCGCGTGTGCGCTGAGATCCGTTGCGCCTCCCCTGCCGACCGCAACGGGCTGATCGATGCCGTGGCCACCGCGGCAGAGCGTCAATCCGTGCCACTCAACCAGTATTGGTACGGCGTCCCCGCGGATGCGGCTGATGATCTCCGATTTGCCGGGCGCAGCGTCTTCGATTTCCACGGGTCGCGCCTCTACACGGATGAGTCGACGCTCGCCTTTGAGGACGAAATCCTGGCGGCAAAGAACGACGACGGCGGCCCGGCCGTTCCGGTCGACCTCGCCTTCGGGGCGCTCACCTCATACAGAAACACCGGAGGGTCTCCCCTGCACGATGACCAACTGACGGCAGCGTCGGATGTCCTGCTGAGCTCCAGCCGGCTCGACGCCATCGTCGGGCCAGCCGGGACCGGGAAGACGACGACCCTTGGCGCGGTCAAAGCAGCATGGGAGGCAACGTATGGGATGGGCAGCGTCATCGGCCTGGCGCCTGCTGCTGCGAGCGCGGAGGTTCTCGGCTCGGAGTTGCGCATGGTTACGGAGAACGTTGCTAAGTGGTTGCACGAATCTGTTGGGTCTGGTGCGGCCGGAAGGGCAGGGCGGTTCTTTCAGGCGGACGATCGACTGCGTCGAGCATCAGTTCCCCTCGGCCCTATCGTTAGTCGGCTTCAGCAAGAGGTCGCTCGTCTGGCCGCCGAGCAGAACCAATGGCTGTTCCGGCCCAACCAACTGGTAATAGTCGATGAGGCCTCCATGGTCTCAACTCTTCAGCTCGCAGCGCTGGTCTGTCAGGCCACGGATGTCGGTGCCAAGATCCTCTTGGTTGGGGATCCCGCCCAGCTGGATTCCATCGATGCCGGCGGTGTGCTTGGGTGGCTTGATCGGCAGGGCAAGGCAGCCCGGTTGAGCACGATCTGGCGTTTCAAGGATCCGTGGGAGCGGTCAGCTTCCCTCGGGCTGCGTGAGGGACGCGTTTCGGTGCTCGCAGAGTATGAGGATCACGGTCGCATTAGTCATGGCCACTACTCCGACATGGTCGACCACGCCTACTCCGCTTGGCACGCCGATATTCTGGCTGGCCGTGTCTCAGTCTTGATAGCTCCTGATAACGAGACCGTCCAAATGCTCAATGAACGGGCCCAAGCCGACCGGGTAGGTCTGGGCGCCGTGGACGCGGAACGTACTGTGGTCCTTCGGGACGGACTTCGGGCCGGTCGTGGAGACATCGTTATTGCCCGTCGGAATGACAGGTCCATTCGCGACGATCAAGGTGAGTTCCTTCGCAATGGGACGCTCCTGGAAGTCACGGGAGTCGATAGATTCCACGGCGCTCTGCGGGCTATACGCAAGGACACCGCAGGGGCCCTACTCTTGCCGAGCAATTATGTGCAAGCGTCCATGGAGCTGGGCTACGCCACCACGGCCCACCGCAGCCAAGGCCTCACTGTAGACACCGGCCACACCGTCGTAACCCCTGGCCGCCTCACGCGCGAGCTGCTGTATGTCAGCATGACCCGAGGGCGGCACTCCAACACGGCCTATGTCAGCGAGAACGACCCCGACGAGGACGAGCTCCTGGACCCAAGCGCCCGTTCGAACTGGCGGGTGATCCTGAGCGAAGTCCTTGCTGCTGAAGGTGCGGAACGAACGGCTCACGAGGTACGGGACTTCGAACGCCAGCACGCCGACAGCCTCGAGCGTCTGCATCGCGAGTACGATTACCTGGCTCAAATCGCTGCGGGCTTGGATTTCGCAAAGGCTATCGACGGTATTATGCCCGGCCGCTCTGAGGACATGCGAGAATCTCCTGCTTGGGGCGCCGCCGTCGCTGCGTGGCGACGAGCCAGCAGCGCCAATCGTGCAGGAGCCCTTCGGACCTTGAACGAGACACTGGACTCAGAAGCCAATGCGCGGGACCTGACCGCCGTTATTCACGCCCGGCTTCGCAGGTTCTGCTCGGCGGTGCCCCAAATGCCCATCGATCCGTTGACTGAGCAGCTGCCGACAGACCGCCCGGACCTTACAGTCCTGCTGGACCAAGTACGACGGCGGATTGGGAACCGTGCGGAGCACGTCGCCAACGCGGTTCTACGTGATGAGCCTGAATGGGCCAAACTATTGCGCAAAGACATCGAGGCGGGGGCAGATCCGTTCGAGTCGGCCGCAATGCTTCGTGATGTGGCCGTGTACCGGGATCGGTGGGGCGTCAATAGCGCGGCACTCGCCCTTGGTCCGACTCCGGCGGACTGGGAATGGGAACAGCGAGCGCAGTGGGACCACCTACGGCAAGAAATCACCCAAGCCGCCACACCAGAACCAGGGCTAACAGATGTCGGCAACTTGTATGAGTTCGACTCCCCAATAAGCCTGACAAGCACTGGATGGCAGCTTTAA
- a CDS encoding NtaA/DmoA family FMN-dependent monooxygenase (This protein belongs to a clade of FMN-dependent monooxygenases, within a broader family of flavin-dependent oxidoreductases, the luciferase-like monooxygenase (LMM) family, some of whose members use coenzyme F420 rather than FMN.) — MALTNSFGAHPAAWRLPHVNPEAYTDVDVTVEHARTAERGGLQFVFIADRLFLHGDLAESNPLFNMDPIITLSAIAQSTERIGLVGTASTSLFEPYLLARQLKTLDVISSGRVGWNAIPSFEPDAFANFGKEPPARENKYERLHEVMQVVQALWGSWGYEAGKPDQQGMYADPAHVKPVNLYGTQVGARGPLPVPPSEQGQPVIIMPASSGYGLQAAVMYANIIIAMPSSIEEGRAQRQAIRQATAQAGRNPEDIKYLAFAGFTTGDTEREALDTRLALDAHTDIRLPLARLSSYLGLHQQLTQPDKPLTAAQLAAVQAHPGDARSARTVALAHAGWSPRDILAHAIFDPSPSVVGTAEQVADHLQEWFEADAADGFMLNFDDFSTEVGNFVDDVVPVLQARGIFHNTYKGKTLRDHLGVPAQYGFDSRVAGPSV, encoded by the coding sequence GTGGCCCTTACGAACAGTTTTGGTGCGCACCCTGCCGCCTGGCGGTTGCCCCACGTGAACCCAGAGGCCTACACCGACGTAGATGTCACTGTCGAGCATGCCCGGACGGCAGAACGCGGTGGTCTGCAGTTCGTCTTCATCGCTGACCGGCTGTTCCTGCACGGAGACCTGGCCGAATCAAATCCCCTGTTCAACATGGACCCGATCATCACGCTGTCGGCGATCGCACAGTCAACCGAACGGATCGGGCTCGTCGGCACGGCCTCCACATCCTTATTCGAGCCTTACCTGCTGGCACGTCAGCTCAAAACCCTCGACGTGATCAGCAGCGGCCGGGTGGGTTGGAACGCTATACCGAGTTTCGAACCCGATGCTTTCGCGAACTTCGGCAAGGAGCCCCCTGCACGGGAGAACAAGTACGAACGACTCCACGAAGTGATGCAGGTCGTCCAAGCGCTGTGGGGCAGCTGGGGATACGAGGCAGGCAAGCCCGACCAGCAGGGCATGTACGCCGATCCGGCGCATGTGAAGCCGGTCAACCTATATGGCACACAGGTCGGGGCTCGCGGGCCACTACCGGTTCCACCCTCCGAACAGGGCCAGCCGGTCATCATCATGCCCGCCAGCAGCGGCTACGGCCTGCAAGCAGCGGTCATGTACGCGAACATCATCATCGCCATGCCCTCCAGCATCGAAGAAGGCCGGGCACAACGCCAGGCCATCCGACAAGCCACAGCACAGGCAGGCCGGAACCCCGAGGACATCAAATACCTCGCCTTCGCAGGCTTCACCACCGGCGACACCGAACGCGAAGCCCTCGACACCCGCCTCGCGCTGGACGCCCACACCGACATCCGGCTACCCCTGGCACGCCTGAGCTCCTACCTCGGCCTGCACCAGCAACTCACCCAACCTGACAAGCCGCTCACCGCAGCCCAGCTCGCCGCCGTACAAGCCCACCCCGGCGACGCCCGATCAGCCCGCACAGTGGCACTCGCCCACGCAGGATGGTCACCCCGCGACATCCTCGCCCACGCCATCTTCGACCCCTCCCCCTCCGTCGTCGGAACCGCCGAACAGGTCGCCGACCACCTCCAGGAGTGGTTCGAAGCCGACGCCGCGGACGGCTTCATGCTCAACTTCGACGACTTCAGCACCGAAGTTGGCAACTTCGTCGACGACGTCGTCCCCGTCCTCCAAGCACGCGGCATCTTCCACAACACCTACAAAGGAAAAACCCTCCGCGACCATCTCGGGGTGCCTGCCCAGTACGGGTTCGACTCCAGAGTGGCAGGACCATCCGTTTGA